In Pyrus communis chromosome 1, drPyrComm1.1, whole genome shotgun sequence, the following are encoded in one genomic region:
- the LOC137724519 gene encoding uncharacterized protein produces the protein MEDFRSRSCGHGTSQMESYNGGSGSAGPASSGVNGMQDLRCYSASYATSVHPQQQQTQAGNNGEKIRKGKSANGSATKSWSLSDPELQRKKRVASYKVYTVEGKLKGSLRKSFRWLKETCNRVVYGR, from the coding sequence ATGGAAGATTTCAGATCCAGATCGTGCGGTCACGGAACGTCGCAGATGGAGAGCTACAATGGCGGCAGCGGGTCGGCGGGACCCGCTTCATCGGGGGTCAATGGGATGCAGGATCTCAGGTGCTACAGCGCCTCCTACGCGACCTCTGTCCACCCGCAGCAGCAGCAAACCCAGGCGGGAAACAACGGCGAGAAGATTAGGAAGGGGAAGTCGGCGAACGGGTCGGCGACGAAGAGCTGGAGCCTGAGCGATCCGGAGctgcagaggaagaagagggtGGCGAGCTATAAGGTGTATACGGTGGAAGGGAAGCTCAAAGGGTCGCTCCGGAAGAGCTTCCGGTGGCTCAAGGAAACATGTAATAGAGTCGTCTATGGGCGGTAA
- the LOC137749079 gene encoding diacylglycerol O-acyltransferase 1A encodes MAMADSPEAVVIAGATTSPRADSDLNHTLRRRPSASTVAEFDSLNDLVRDSGVDDSVGAKIGGGGDNGHIGGSDGSAESVNAVQDKKGLGENDRGGDPSAVKFAYRPSVPAHRRVKESPLSSDAIFRQSHAGLINLCIVVLVAVNSRLIIENLMKYGWLIKTGFWFSSRSLRDWPLFMCGLTLPIFPLAAFVVEKLVQQKCISEAAVVSLHIVITTTSILYPVVVILRCDSAVLFGVALMLFACIVWLKLVSYVHTNYDMRALHKAVEKGDATPSSLNTEYPHSNNLKNLAYFMVAPTLCYQTSYPRTACVRKGWVFRQLVKLIIFTGVMGFIVEQYINPIVKNSKHPLKGDWLYAIERVLKLSVPNLYVWLCMFYCFFHLWLNILAELLCFGDREFYKDWWNAKTVEEYWRMWNMPVHKWMVRHIYFPCLRHGVPKGVAIVIAFLVSAVFHELCIAVPCHIFKLWAFIGIMFQVPLVLITNYLQNKFRNSMVGNMIFWFIFCILGQPMCLLLYYHDLMNRKGKLD; translated from the exons ATGGCGATGGCGGATTCGCCTGAGGCAGTAGTCATCGCAGGCGCCACCACAAGCCCCCGAGCGGACTCAGATCTCAACCACACGCTACGCCGCAGACCCTCGGCCTCCACCGTGGCGGAATTCGATTCCTTGAACGATTTGGTTAGGGACTCCGGCGTTGATGACTCGGTTGGCGCCAAGATCGGCGGCGGAGGCGATAACGGCCATATTGGAGGCTCTGACGGCTCGGCTGAGTCCGTCAATGCTGTTCAAGACAAGAAGGGACTCGGAGAGAATGATCGGGGCGGTGATCCCTCGGCTGTGAAATTCGCGTATCGGCCGTCCGTTCCGGCTCATCGGAGAGTTAAGGAGAGCCCTCTCAGCTCTGATGCCATCTTCAGACAG AGCCATGCAGGTCTCATCAATCTGTGTATAGTAGTACTTGTTGCTGTAAACAGCCGGCTAATCATCGAGAATTTAATGAAG TATGGTTGGTTAATTAAAACTGGTTTCTGGTTTAGTTCAAGATCATTGCGAGATTGGCCACTTTTTATGTGCGG CCTTACTCTTCCTATCTTTCCACTTGCGGCCTTTGTAGTTGAGAAGTTAGTGCAACAAAAGTGTATATCTGAAGCT GCTGTTGTTTCTCTTCATATAGTCATTACAACTACTTCAATTTTGTATCCGGTTGTGGTGATTCTCAG GTGTGATTCTGCAGTTTTATTTGGTGTTGCGTTGATGCTCTTTGCTTGCATTGTATGGTTAAAACTCGTATCTTATGTGCACACAAACTATGATATGAGAGCACTTCACAAAGCAGTTGAGAAG GGGGATGCCACACCTAGTTCTCTGAATACAGAGTACCCTCATAgtaacaatttaaaaaatttggcatACTTTATGGTCGCTCCAACATTATGTTACCAG ACTAGTTACCCTCGCACAGCATGTGTTCGAAAAGGTTGGGTGTTTCGTCAACTTGTGAAGTTGATCATTTTTACTGGAGTGATGGGATTTATAGTAGAACAA TACATTAACCCGATTGTCAAGAATTCAAAACATCCTTTGAAGGGGGACTGGTTATATGCCATAGAGAGGGTTTTGAAGCTTTCAGTTCCCAATTTATATGTGTGGCTATGCATGTTCTATTGCTTTTTCCACCTCTG GTTAAATATACTTGCTGAGCTGCTTTGTTTTGGTGATCGGGAGTTCTATAAAGATTGGTGGAATGCAAAAACTGTTGAGGAG TATTGGAGAATGTGGAATATG CCTGTTCATAAATGGATGGTTCGCCATATCTATTTTCCATGCCTACGTCACGGAGTACCCAAG GGAGTTGCCATCGTAATCGCCTTCCTAGTATCTGCCGTATTTCATGAG CTATGCATAGCTGTTCCCTGCCACATTTTCAAGTTGTGGGCTTTTATCGGAATTATGTTCCAG GTACCACTTGTCTTGATCACAAATTACCTGCAAAATAAATTCAGAAACTCGATG GTGGGAAATATGATCTTCTGGTTCATCTTTTGCATTCTTGGTCAACCGATGTGCCTGCTTCTGTATTACCACGACTTGATGAATCGGAAAGGGAAACTCGACTGA
- the LOC137736020 gene encoding eukaryotic initiation factor 4A-11 has translation MAAAPEGSQFDTRQYDTKMSELLATDGQEFFTSYDEVYDSFDAMGLQENLLRGIYAYGFEKPSAIQQRGIVPFCKGLDVIQQAQSGTGKTATFCSGILQQLDYSLTECQALVLAPTRELAQQIEKVMRALGDYLGVRVHACVGGTSVREDQRILSNGVHVVVGTPGRVFDMLRRQSLRPDSIKMFVLDEADEMLSRGFKDQIYDIFQLLPPKIQVGVFSATMPPEALEITRKFMNKPVRILVKRDELTLEGIKQFYVNVDKEEWKLETLCDLYETLAITQSVIFVNTRRKVDWLTDKMRSRDHTVSATHGDMDQNTRDIIMREFRSGSSRVLITTDLLARGIDVQQVSLVINYDLPTQPENYLHRIGRSGRFGRKGVAINFVTKDDERMLFDIQKFYNVVVEELPSNVADLL, from the exons ATGGCAGCAGCACCTGAAGGATCGCAATTTGACACTCGTCAGTATGATACCAAAATGAGTGAATT ACTTGCAACTGATGGGCAGGAATTCTTTACATCGTACGATGAAGTTTATGATAGTTTTGATGCTATGGGTCTTCAAGAGAATCTACTCAGGGGAATCTACGCTTACG GTTTTGAAAAACCCTCGGCTATTCAGCAAAGGGGAATTGTTCCCTTCTGCAAGGGTCTCGATGTGATTCAGCAGGCTCAGTCTGGAACTGGAAAGACAGCAACTTTCTGTTCCGGTATCCTTCAACAGCTTGATTATAGTTTGACAGAGTGCCAAGCCTTGGTTCTTGCACCCACTCGAGAGCTTGCTCAACAGATTGAGAAGGTTATGAGGGCTCTTGGAGACTATCTAGGTGTAAGGGTGCATGCTTGTGTTGGTGGAACCAGTGTCCGTGAGGACCAACGCATTCTGTCAAATGGAGTGCATGTTGTTGTTGGAACTCCCGGTCGTGTTTTTGACATGCTTAGAAGGCAGTCACTTCGTCCTGATAGCATCAAGATGTTTGTTTTGGATGAGGCTGATGAAATGCTTTCCCGTGGTTTCAAGGATCAG ATCTACGATATATTCCAGCTTCTTCCACCAAAGATTCAGGTTGGTGTGTTCTCTGCCACAATGCCGCCTGAGGCTCTTGAGATCACAAGGAAGTTTATGAACAAACCTGTGAGGATTCTAGTGAAGCGTGATGAGCTCACCCTGGAAGGTATAAAGCAATTCTATGTCAATGTCGACAAGGAGGAATGGAAGCTTGAGACTCTTTGCGATCTTTATGAGACCTTGGCCATTACCCAGAGTGTCATTTTTGTCAATACTCGACGCAAGGTTGACTGGTTGACTGACAAGATGAGGAGCAGAGACCATACAGTTTCTGCCACCCATGGAGACATGGACCAGAACACCAGAGACATCATCATGCGGGAATTCCGTTCTGGCTCATCTCGTGTGTTGATCACCACTGATCTGTTGGCTCGTGGTATTGACGTGCAGCAAGTCTCCCTTGTTATTAACTATGATCTGCCCACCCAGCCTGAGAACTACCTCCACAGAATTGGTCGTAGTGGACGTTTTGGAAGGAAGGGTGTTGCCATCAACTTCGTAACAAAGGATGATGAGAGGATGCTGTTCGACATCCAGAAGTTCTATAACGTGGTTGTGGAGGAGCTGCCATCGAACGTCGCTGATCTCCTCTGA
- the LOC137748751 gene encoding THO complex subunit 6, whose protein sequence is MLRDFHQAQLNFLPSANKSTTMCGDATNWDEEVYRESILKEREIQTRTVFRTVWAPSLNPSQETVVVPVTPSPASSPSSLLMAEPTCYLQAHEGPDYDVKFYGNGEDSVLLSCGDDGRIQGWRWKDCEELYVPLHLQGKHVKPVLDLVNPQHKGPWGALSPIPENNARAVNNEEGCIFSAADYSCFCCWDVERGQVKLTFKGHADYVHSVVARNSTNQIITGSEDGTARIWVESAFKHMSHCIALDASESWLACGSGQSLSVWNLPASECISRVSTHASIQDVVFDENQVLAVGAEPLLCRYDINGAILSQMQCVPQSAFSVSLHPSGVIAIGGYGGLVDVISQFGSHLCTFGCRCV, encoded by the exons ATGCTCAGAGATTTTCACCAAGCTCAGCTGAATTTCCTGCCTTCCGCCAACAAGTCAACCACCATGTGCGGTGACGCAACGAACTGGGACGAAGAAGTGTACAGAGAATCCATATTAAAGGAGAGGGAGATCCAAACCCGAACCGTTTTCCGAACCGTTTGGGCTCCGTCGCTTAACCCTAGCCAGGAAACCGTCGTCGTCCCTGTTACCCCATCCCCTGCCTCATCTCCAAGCTC GTTGTTAATGGCGGAACCTACTTGCTATCTTCAAGCGCATGAAGGGCCTGATTACGATGTTAAGTTTTACGGAAATGGCGAAGATTCTGTTTTGCTGAG TTGCGGTGACGATGGACGGATTCAAGGATGGAGGTGGAAGGATTGCGAAGAATTATATGTGCCTCTTCATTTGCAAG GAAAGCACGTGAAGCCGGTACTTGACCTTGTGAATCCTCAACATAA AGGTCCATGGGGGGCTTTATCTCCAATCCCTGAAAACAATGCTCGTGCTGTTAATAACGAG GAGGGATGCATTTTTTCTGCTGCTGATTATTCTTGCTTCTGTTGCTGGGATGTG GAAAGAGGTCAAGTCAAATTGACTTTCAAGGGGCATGCAGACTACGTGCATTCTGTCGTTGCTCGGAATTCTACCAATCAG ATCATAACTGGTTCAGAGGATGGGACAGCACGGATATGGG TGGAAAGTGCGTTCAAGCATATGAGCCA TTGCATTGCTCTTGATGCAAGTGAAAGTTGGTTG GCTTGTGGTAGCGGTCAGAGTTTATCAGTTTGGAACCTTCCTGCTTCTGAATGCATTTCAAGGgtttcaacacatgcatccatacagGATGTAGTATTCGACGAAAATCAAGT ATTAGCAGTTGGAGCGGAACCTCTACTTTGCCGTTATGACATAAATGGGGCAATTCTATCACAAATGCAATGTGTTCCTCAGTCTGCCTTTTCCGTCTCATTACATCCATCTGGG GTTATCGCAATAGGAGGTTACGGTGGTCTTGTGGATGTTATATCGCAGTTCGGAAGTCACTTGTGCACATTTGGCTGCCGATGTGTTTAA